The following proteins are encoded in a genomic region of Pelodictyon phaeoclathratiforme BU-1:
- a CDS encoding DUF1997 domain-containing protein, with the protein MEVVGKSKALVVLESCLQESTVYFSNHEKILKCNPYCRYVRYIPDFDVFQWTFEVDDPRNNPIVAIFFVRQTEEHIPTDSAVFRRYVGESRAPIDTETPGKKIIWETVESAPELLFNNDHTFIGKTFSEIFLLHQTDNRTTVHFETNISLDFKLSFPLNLMPEPALKFMSDMIMSKIMQQATESMLCQVQSDICCSMPEIATEGGKK; encoded by the coding sequence ATGGAAGTTGTAGGAAAAAGCAAAGCATTGGTCGTTCTTGAGTCATGCCTGCAGGAATCGACTGTTTATTTCTCAAATCACGAGAAAATCCTGAAATGCAATCCGTACTGCAGATATGTACGCTATATACCGGATTTCGATGTTTTTCAATGGACCTTCGAGGTTGACGATCCTCGAAATAACCCGATCGTAGCAATCTTTTTTGTCAGACAGACCGAAGAGCATATACCGACAGACAGTGCAGTTTTCAGGCGCTACGTCGGTGAAAGCCGGGCTCCCATCGATACAGAGACCCCCGGGAAAAAAATTATCTGGGAAACCGTCGAGTCGGCCCCGGAACTGCTTTTTAACAACGACCATACCTTCATCGGCAAAACTTTTTCTGAAATTTTCCTTCTTCACCAGACAGACAATCGGACGACCGTTCATTTCGAAACAAATATATCGCTGGATTTCAAACTGTCATTTCCGCTCAATCTCATGCCGGAACCGGCACTGAAATTCATGAGCGATATGATTATGTCGAAAATCATGCAGCAGGCAACCGAAAGCATGCTTTGTCAGGTTCAGTCGGATATCTGCTGCTCTATGCCTGAAATTGCCACCGAAGGTGGAAAGAAATAG
- a CDS encoding Coenzyme F420 hydrogenase/dehydrogenase, beta subunit C-terminal domain, whose amino-acid sequence MTKPSKIQTPRFDEPLCSKCGLCMGNAWPVKESLESCVFRCGWVENHEKRIFGRVRNPDDSDELRFGISLKRFNATLKKPVNGAQWSGIITRISTMALQTNLVDAVLTLHGEPLQPKAVLAKTAQDIHEARGNKPVLSPVLQALHTAYREKTRRLLVVGAACHVHMVRDFTRKSPYFADLDLYIVGIPCTDNLEPSHLQWVFRNISKNPETVINFEFMQDYRVHILHKAGKVEKIPFFCLPSAVMKVGVFPNSCLSCFDYINSLSDITVGYLGAPYSKNRKTQWIIVRTERGEKLLDLINDEIETSPEVFFGDSHSAVQAALQPTLMPILQPEKLDDRKAMPKWLGIYLSRKKAKSGPGGTEFAKYSIDIHAIRNFYFLKMYRPDDIGIVPTHIYDLLSQYDLSSIQRIIEARI is encoded by the coding sequence ATGACTAAACCATCAAAAATACAGACGCCTCGCTTCGACGAACCATTGTGCAGCAAATGCGGTCTATGCATGGGCAATGCCTGGCCGGTGAAGGAGAGCCTGGAAAGCTGTGTTTTTCGTTGCGGATGGGTAGAAAATCATGAAAAAAGGATTTTCGGAAGAGTAAGGAACCCTGATGACAGCGATGAACTGCGTTTCGGTATCAGTCTCAAACGATTCAACGCAACATTGAAAAAACCTGTCAATGGAGCGCAATGGAGCGGCATCATTACCCGAATATCGACAATGGCCCTGCAAACAAACCTTGTGGATGCGGTGCTAACGCTTCATGGAGAGCCTCTGCAACCAAAAGCAGTGCTTGCTAAAACCGCTCAGGATATTCATGAGGCCCGCGGCAATAAACCAGTGTTGTCTCCTGTACTTCAGGCATTGCATACGGCTTATCGGGAAAAAACAAGAAGGCTCCTGGTTGTCGGAGCTGCCTGCCATGTACATATGGTGAGGGATTTTACAAGAAAAAGCCCCTATTTTGCCGATTTGGACCTGTATATCGTAGGTATCCCTTGTACCGATAATCTGGAGCCATCCCATCTTCAATGGGTTTTCCGGAATATCAGCAAAAATCCGGAAACGGTTATCAATTTCGAATTCATGCAGGATTACAGGGTACATATTCTTCACAAAGCCGGAAAAGTCGAGAAAATCCCATTTTTCTGCCTTCCATCAGCGGTTATGAAAGTCGGAGTATTTCCGAACTCCTGCCTGAGTTGCTTTGATTACATCAACAGCCTTTCAGATATTACTGTCGGTTATTTAGGTGCGCCATACAGCAAAAACAGAAAAACGCAATGGATTATTGTCAGAACGGAAAGAGGAGAAAAGCTGCTGGATCTTATCAATGATGAAATAGAAACGTCACCTGAGGTTTTTTTTGGCGATAGTCATAGTGCGGTACAAGCAGCACTTCAGCCGACTCTCATGCCGATTCTTCAACCGGAGAAGCTTGATGACCGGAAAGCGATGCCTAAATGGCTTGGCATCTATCTGAGCCGAAAAAAAGCGAAATCCGGTCCGGGAGGTACTGAGTTTGCAAAATACTCAATAGATATTCATGCTATAAGGAACTTCTATTTCCTTAAAATGTACCGTCCGGACGATATAGGCATTGTGCCGACCCATATCTATGACCTTCTTTCTCAATATGACCTTTCATCGATACAAAGAATAATCGAGGCCCGGATTTAA
- a CDS encoding SDR family NAD(P)-dependent oxidoreductase: MKNIVITGSSRGIGLGLAHAFLSKGCRVMISSSNSSNLDKALNELAEQHGSEHISAKTCDVANYQEVQDLWDHAQKSIGQVDIWINNAGIAHPLLPFWKLDMTQIGHTLDVNLAGTINGSHVAIRGMIEQGSGYLYNLEGQGADGGIIHGMGVFGTSKAAVHYFSKSLIEETRSLKIKVGTIIPGIIRTELQAKTSQQTDAGRLFLSLLGENVREATEDLAKRILANNTHGVCINRMTPPDMIGKIATLPINFLLGR, encoded by the coding sequence ATGAAAAACATCGTTATCACAGGAAGCAGCAGAGGAATTGGCCTGGGTCTTGCTCATGCATTTCTCTCAAAAGGCTGCCGTGTCATGATCAGCAGCAGCAACAGCAGCAACCTTGACAAAGCACTGAATGAGCTGGCCGAGCAGCATGGCTCCGAACATATCTCGGCAAAAACATGTGATGTTGCCAATTACCAGGAGGTTCAGGATCTTTGGGACCATGCGCAAAAATCGATAGGCCAGGTAGATATCTGGATAAACAACGCCGGTATTGCCCACCCTTTGCTTCCGTTCTGGAAGCTTGATATGACACAGATCGGGCATACCCTTGATGTCAATCTTGCCGGAACAATAAATGGATCGCATGTGGCTATCAGAGGAATGATCGAACAGGGGTCGGGATACCTGTACAATCTTGAAGGCCAGGGTGCCGACGGGGGAATAATTCACGGAATGGGTGTTTTTGGAACGTCCAAGGCGGCTGTACACTATTTCTCGAAATCCCTTATCGAAGAAACCCGGTCTTTGAAGATAAAGGTAGGTACAATCATACCGGGAATCATACGTACGGAGCTGCAAGCTAAAACCTCACAACAAACCGATGCTGGCAGGCTTTTTCTTTCGTTGCTTGGCGAAAATGTTCGGGAAGCAACGGAAGACCTTGCAAAAAGAATTCTTGCAAACAATACACATGGGGTCTGCATCAACCGCATGACGCCACCCGACATGATCGGAAAAATCGCAACATTACCTATCAATTTTTTGTTAGGCAGGTGA
- the cruB gene encoding gamma-carotene beta-monocyclase CruB codes for MIADKVQTLYPRVSEYFGKIRNGNRYLEHILEVDSFWKNFEHSPCRKVVLQGSEMPADACVSDEYDLVYAGGSLGLLHASVMASKYARKVLVFDRHMSGKPSRDWNISWNELEKLEQVGLFSYEEINASIACRYKTGWAEFYVENGRKKRLYIDNVLDCAVESDQLLSIARQKILADECNRIVDKMTFMRCFQFPESVVIEVENNMHERVYFRAKVFVDAMGVHSPVAMQLNDGASFTHLCPTVGTVSSGLENVDPDIGEILVSTEPADTSSGRGRQLIWEGFPAGGDRYTTYLFFYDSRSSDNDKSLLGLFETYFLKLPSYKKPGKDFVVHRPVYGVIPAYYHDGFERTRQVADNNILMLGDAAALGSPLTFCGFGSFVRNLKSLTEGLEKALACNSFEKKNLEQISAYEPNVAAMANLMKFMCYNKYTDHPNFVNELMNEVMIVLDGLPPRYREAMFKDTLELSDLLLIGLNVAWKYPGVLMATATKLGLEGSLGMMKNMIGWAMSSKASN; via the coding sequence ATGATAGCAGATAAAGTTCAAACGCTCTACCCAAGGGTATCCGAGTATTTTGGTAAAATCAGAAACGGAAACAGATATCTGGAGCATATTCTGGAGGTGGATAGCTTTTGGAAAAATTTCGAGCACTCCCCATGCCGCAAGGTTGTCCTTCAGGGAAGCGAAATGCCTGCAGATGCATGTGTTTCCGACGAATATGATCTAGTTTATGCCGGGGGCTCATTGGGATTGTTGCATGCGTCGGTCATGGCTTCGAAATACGCAAGAAAAGTACTTGTTTTTGACCGCCATATGAGTGGAAAACCAAGCCGTGACTGGAATATTTCCTGGAATGAACTTGAAAAGCTTGAACAAGTCGGTCTTTTCTCATATGAAGAGATCAACGCGAGTATTGCTTGCAGGTATAAAACAGGGTGGGCTGAGTTTTACGTGGAAAATGGTCGGAAAAAGCGGCTGTATATCGATAATGTGCTTGACTGTGCTGTTGAGAGCGACCAACTTCTTTCCATTGCCAGACAGAAAATTCTTGCTGATGAATGCAACAGGATCGTTGACAAGATGACTTTCATGCGGTGTTTTCAGTTTCCTGAGAGTGTGGTGATAGAGGTTGAGAACAATATGCATGAGCGGGTTTATTTCAGAGCCAAGGTATTTGTTGATGCGATGGGAGTACATTCTCCGGTTGCCATGCAGTTGAATGACGGGGCATCCTTTACACATCTCTGTCCTACAGTCGGGACTGTTTCCAGCGGCCTTGAAAATGTTGATCCAGATATAGGCGAAATTCTTGTAAGTACTGAGCCGGCCGATACCAGCTCAGGAAGAGGACGTCAACTAATATGGGAGGGCTTTCCTGCCGGTGGCGATCGCTATACCACCTATCTTTTCTTTTATGATTCCCGGAGCTCCGATAATGATAAATCTCTGCTTGGTCTCTTTGAAACATATTTCCTGAAATTACCTTCCTATAAAAAACCAGGAAAGGATTTTGTCGTCCATCGCCCTGTGTATGGCGTTATACCGGCTTATTATCATGATGGGTTTGAGCGTACCCGTCAAGTTGCCGATAATAATATCCTGATGCTTGGAGATGCCGCTGCACTTGGTTCACCACTTACTTTTTGCGGTTTTGGTTCATTTGTTCGCAATCTCAAATCATTGACAGAGGGGCTCGAAAAAGCCTTGGCCTGTAACAGCTTTGAAAAGAAGAATCTCGAACAGATAAGCGCCTATGAACCAAATGTTGCCGCAATGGCGAACCTTATGAAATTTATGTGTTATAATAAGTATACCGATCATCCGAATTTTGTCAACGAACTGATGAATGAAGTGATGATAGTTCTGGACGGCCTGCCGCCCAGGTACAGGGAAGCAATGTTCAAGGATACTCTGGAGCTATCCGATCTGCTCCTCATTGGTTTGAACGTAGCATGGAAATATCCCGGTGTCTTGATGGCGACAGCAACCAAACTCGGTCTGGAGGGATCACTTGGGATGATGAAAAATATGATCGGCTGGGCAATGTCATCAAAAGCTTCAAATTAA
- a CDS encoding Nif11-like leader peptide family natural product precursor, which yields MSQDSAKLFLAQMKQDKELSDKIHNAATKEDRWTIIRQEGFDFTREELDHATVTELNHFERWNWEAKLLADWL from the coding sequence ATGTCACAGGATTCCGCAAAGTTGTTTCTTGCGCAAATGAAGCAGGACAAAGAGTTATCGGATAAAATACACAATGCTGCAACAAAAGAAGATCGCTGGACAATCATCCGGCAGGAAGGCTTCGATTTCACGAGAGAAGAGCTTGATCATGCAACGGTAACTGAACTGAATCACTTTGAAAGATGGAACTGGGAAGCGAAGTTACTTGCCGACTGGCTCTAA
- the lsrF gene encoding 3-hydroxy-5-phosphonooxypentane-2,4-dione thiolase, with product MAEYDKDKQAKEYYTDVPVEKHGFFLKGAHSLDWGMKNRLSRIFRPDTGRTVMFAIDHGYFQGPTTGLERPDVNIVPLMSHADAIMLTRGMLRTTVPPSLTRAVVMRCSGGPSILKELSDEELAVDIEDAIRMNVAAITLQIFIGGEFETRSIHNMTRLIDMGLRYGIPTMAVTAVGKDMVRDAKYFRLACRIAAELGAQIVKTYYVPEDFETVVASCPVPIVMAGGKKISELEAVTMSYQAIQEGAAGVDMGRNIFQSDAPLAMMKTVGKVVHENMPPAEAYEYFQSIRREG from the coding sequence ATGGCTGAATACGACAAGGACAAGCAGGCAAAAGAGTATTACACAGACGTTCCTGTTGAGAAACACGGTTTTTTTCTCAAGGGGGCACACTCGCTTGACTGGGGCATGAAAAACCGCCTGTCGAGGATATTCAGGCCCGATACGGGCAGGACGGTCATGTTCGCCATCGACCACGGCTATTTTCAGGGGCCAACCACCGGCCTTGAGCGTCCTGACGTCAACATCGTGCCACTCATGTCGCATGCCGACGCCATCATGCTCACAAGAGGCATGCTGCGCACGACGGTTCCGCCTTCACTCACCAGGGCAGTTGTCATGCGCTGCAGCGGAGGCCCGAGCATTCTCAAGGAGCTCTCCGACGAAGAGCTTGCCGTTGATATCGAGGACGCCATCCGCATGAACGTGGCGGCAATCACCCTGCAGATTTTTATCGGCGGCGAGTTCGAAACCCGTTCCATCCACAACATGACCAGGCTGATCGATATGGGTCTGCGTTACGGCATTCCAACCATGGCGGTCACCGCCGTCGGCAAGGATATGGTGCGTGACGCCAAATACTTCAGGCTTGCCTGCCGGATTGCAGCCGAACTCGGGGCGCAGATCGTAAAAACCTACTATGTTCCCGAAGATTTCGAAACGGTTGTGGCTTCCTGCCCGGTGCCGATCGTGATGGCCGGAGGCAAGAAGATTTCCGAACTCGAGGCGGTCACTATGTCCTATCAGGCAATCCAGGAAGGCGCGGCCGGTGTGGATATGGGCCGAAACATTTTCCAGAGTGATGCTCCGCTCGCCATGATGAAAACGGTCGGGAAGGTCGTTCATGAGAACATGCCTCCCGCCGAAGCGTACGAGTATTTCCAGAGCATCAGGAGGGAAGGATAG
- a CDS encoding bifunctional aldolase/short-chain dehydrogenase yields the protein MQNLWKDADLQRSVTAQRSTDDIPVELAELVYASRLLGSESSLVMHGGGNTSVKSELHDIIGYRVNVIFIKGSGVNLAGVDAHDFMPVRIEPLQKLQHLYATGGRSSEEDIQQFSTQRFKNFLYLNLFYLTEHMVNHSLSPSIETLLHVFLPHRFIFHTHSTALLTLSNQPDGQDLCREVLGESFGMVPYIKPGLGLARSAAAAYESAPSIRGLVLQKHGLVTFADTPDEAYHCMIESANRLEERIARAGRKVFPSVSLPAGIASLEDVAPVIRGAVVEEIMPGSRDYRQFVLEFRTSPDILAYVNSDSLSDVSQRGAMTPDFIIRTKNRPLVVPAPDASDLDAFKTAIHEAVEQYEAEYRAYFLRRRLASGIEVSMLDPLPRVVLVPGLGLFGLGRTAREAAVNADIAESTASAILDAESAGRFESITEQEVFDIEYWEMEQAKMTKVRHDVFAGKVALVTGAASGIGLATARAFRQRGAELVILDLNPEALQHAAEELGGGVLPIACDVTDRASVRRAFDKVCRRYGGLDIVVSNVGVALQGRIGDVPDEVLRRSFELNFFSHQSIAQDAVRIMRLQGTGGVLLFNVSKQAVNPGPDFGPYGLPKAATMFLVRQYALDHGRDGIRANGINADRIRTGLLTDEMIKTRSKARGLSEREYMAGNLLQVEVTAEDVAEAFVHQALETKTTGSIVTVDGGNIAAALR from the coding sequence ATGCAAAACCTCTGGAAAGATGCCGATCTTCAGCGCTCCGTAACCGCGCAGCGCAGCACCGACGATATTCCTGTTGAACTTGCCGAACTTGTCTACGCCTCCCGTCTGCTCGGCAGCGAGAGTTCGCTGGTGATGCACGGCGGAGGCAACACCTCGGTCAAAAGCGAGCTGCACGATATCATCGGCTACAGGGTCAATGTCATTTTCATCAAGGGGAGCGGCGTCAATCTGGCGGGTGTGGATGCGCACGATTTTATGCCGGTACGGATCGAGCCACTGCAGAAGCTGCAACATCTCTACGCTACCGGCGGGCGCAGCAGCGAGGAGGATATACAGCAGTTCTCGACGCAACGGTTCAAAAACTTCCTCTATCTGAACCTGTTCTACCTGACCGAGCACATGGTGAACCATTCGCTTTCACCTTCGATTGAAACCCTGCTGCACGTGTTTCTGCCCCACCGGTTCATTTTCCATACGCACTCCACGGCGCTTCTGACGCTCAGCAACCAGCCCGACGGCCAGGATCTCTGCCGGGAGGTGCTCGGAGAATCGTTCGGCATGGTGCCCTATATCAAGCCGGGTCTCGGGCTTGCCCGTTCGGCCGCTGCGGCCTACGAATCGGCTCCCTCCATCAGAGGCCTTGTGCTGCAGAAGCACGGGCTCGTTACCTTTGCCGATACTCCGGATGAGGCGTACCATTGCATGATCGAAAGCGCAAATCGTCTGGAAGAGCGCATAGCCCGGGCCGGACGGAAGGTGTTCCCTTCGGTTTCGCTTCCCGCCGGGATCGCATCCCTCGAGGATGTCGCGCCGGTTATCAGAGGGGCTGTCGTTGAAGAGATCATGCCCGGAAGCCGCGATTACCGTCAGTTCGTGCTCGAATTCCGTACTTCACCCGATATTCTTGCCTATGTCAACAGCGATTCTCTTTCCGATGTAAGCCAGAGAGGCGCCATGACCCCGGATTTCATTATCCGCACCAAAAACCGGCCGCTGGTCGTTCCGGCACCCGATGCCTCTGACCTCGACGCTTTCAAAACGGCGATTCATGAAGCGGTGGAGCAATACGAAGCGGAGTACAGGGCTTATTTCCTGCGCCGGCGGCTGGCTTCGGGAATCGAGGTTTCCATGCTCGACCCGCTGCCCAGGGTGGTGCTTGTGCCCGGTCTCGGTCTGTTCGGTCTCGGTCGGACCGCCCGGGAGGCTGCAGTCAACGCGGATATCGCCGAAAGCACGGCATCGGCCATTCTCGACGCGGAATCGGCAGGACGCTTCGAGTCGATTACCGAACAGGAGGTTTTCGATATCGAGTACTGGGAGATGGAACAGGCCAAGATGACGAAGGTCCGCCACGACGTGTTTGCCGGCAAGGTTGCCCTGGTAACCGGTGCGGCAAGCGGCATCGGACTGGCGACGGCAAGGGCGTTCCGTCAGCGCGGCGCCGAGCTGGTCATTCTGGACCTGAACCCTGAGGCGCTTCAGCATGCGGCCGAAGAGCTCGGCGGGGGAGTGCTTCCGATTGCGTGCGACGTTACCGACCGCGCTTCCGTCAGGCGGGCCTTCGACAAGGTGTGCCGCCGTTACGGAGGGCTGGATATCGTAGTCTCAAATGTAGGCGTCGCCCTGCAGGGCCGCATAGGCGACGTTCCGGACGAGGTGCTTCGCCGGAGCTTCGAACTCAACTTTTTTTCGCATCAGTCCATAGCCCAGGATGCGGTCAGGATCATGCGACTGCAGGGAACCGGAGGAGTCCTGCTCTTCAACGTTTCCAAGCAGGCGGTCAATCCGGGTCCCGATTTCGGGCCGTACGGCCTGCCCAAGGCGGCGACCATGTTTCTCGTGCGCCAGTATGCGCTCGATCACGGTCGCGACGGCATCAGGGCAAACGGCATCAATGCTGACAGGATCCGCACCGGCCTTCTGACCGACGAAATGATCAAAACCCGTTCGAAAGCGCGGGGGCTGAGCGAGCGGGAGTATATGGCCGGCAACCTTCTGCAGGTCGAGGTCACGGCCGAGGATGTCGCCGAGGCATTCGTGCACCAGGCGCTCGAAACGAAGACGACCGGCTCGATCGTCACGGTTGACGGCGGCAACATTGCCGCCGCTCTGCGCTGA
- the bciD gene encoding 7-methyl bacteriochlorophyllide c oxygenase codes for MNTKRVITEADIHLKARLLSEGAKVTVNKSPTMGYNPFRAMVFNGSDLATLVRQEPYSRLEVQVNGDDVEFYDCGKHLASGRMQEWFSWRDGVLSNGRPVNAAVIGMNQDIINIHYSYSCDNNNTGKSCKFCFFFANQHVSVGEDLARMPFSKIEALAKEQAEAVKIATDHGWRGTLVIIGGLVAPERRAQVSGLVEIVMAPLREQLSPEVFNELHITANLYPPDDFKDMERWKASGINSTEFDLEVTDPDYFKAICPGKCATYPLEYWHAAQDASVEIFGPGRGTTSFILMGLEPMNCMLEGVEERLSKGVYPNMLVYQPVPGADMFRMPPPNADWLVEASEKLADLYFKYQDRFDMPLATDHRPGYTRMGRSQYIMLTADVIARRLYEQGYELPAAYPV; via the coding sequence ATGAATACAAAGAGAGTAATTACAGAGGCGGACATTCATTTAAAGGCACGCCTGCTTTCTGAGGGGGCGAAGGTGACTGTAAATAAATCGCCGACAATGGGATACAACCCTTTTCGCGCTATGGTATTCAATGGAAGCGATTTGGCGACTCTTGTGCGTCAAGAGCCGTATAGCCGTCTTGAAGTGCAGGTTAATGGTGATGATGTGGAGTTTTATGACTGCGGAAAACATCTTGCAAGTGGAAGAATGCAGGAGTGGTTTTCTTGGCGTGACGGAGTGTTAAGCAACGGTCGTCCAGTTAATGCTGCGGTAATAGGGATGAACCAGGATATTATCAATATTCATTACAGTTACAGTTGTGACAATAACAATACCGGAAAATCATGCAAATTCTGTTTTTTCTTTGCTAATCAGCATGTTTCGGTAGGAGAGGACCTTGCAAGAATGCCGTTTTCCAAGATAGAGGCATTGGCAAAAGAGCAGGCAGAAGCTGTAAAAATAGCAACCGATCACGGATGGCGTGGGACCTTGGTCATTATTGGAGGGCTTGTTGCACCCGAAAGACGTGCACAAGTTTCCGGCCTTGTTGAAATTGTTATGGCCCCATTGCGTGAGCAGTTGAGTCCGGAAGTGTTTAATGAACTGCATATAACGGCTAATTTGTATCCTCCGGATGATTTTAAGGATATGGAGCGCTGGAAGGCTTCCGGTATCAATTCAACAGAGTTTGATCTTGAGGTTACCGATCCTGACTATTTCAAGGCGATCTGCCCGGGGAAATGTGCAACATATCCCCTTGAATACTGGCATGCCGCCCAGGATGCCTCAGTTGAGATTTTCGGGCCAGGCAGGGGGACCACAAGCTTTATACTCATGGGTCTTGAACCTATGAATTGTATGCTGGAGGGTGTTGAAGAGCGCCTGTCGAAGGGGGTATATCCCAATATGCTGGTTTACCAGCCTGTGCCGGGAGCTGATATGTTCAGAATGCCTCCGCCAAACGCCGATTGGCTTGTTGAGGCTTCAGAGAAACTGGCAGACCTTTATTTCAAGTATCAGGATCGTTTTGATATGCCCCTTGCTACGGACCACAGGCCCGGTTATACGCGAATGGGACGTTCCCAGTATATTATGCTGACAGCTGATGTAATTGCACGCAGATTGTATGAACAGGGTTATGAACTTCCAGCTGCATATCCTGTTTAA
- the bchF gene encoding 2-vinyl bacteriochlorophyllide hydratase gives MPCYTPEQLALRNASIWTTVQLMLAPIQFVAFLVGVAVTYFYYRDSGIFPFYWVGAAFLFKTFMFALMFYTGAYFEKELFDKWIFSKEFMLEDIGSVIAGIFFVPYYFLAFTGASKEVLVWAAFITYFVYCANSVQYLVRISLEKRGERHSMQGHA, from the coding sequence ATGCCTTGTTACACTCCGGAACAGCTTGCACTAAGAAACGCCTCAATATGGACGACTGTACAGCTTATGTTGGCCCCGATTCAGTTTGTTGCTTTTCTTGTAGGTGTTGCGGTAACCTATTTCTACTATAGAGATAGTGGAATATTTCCCTTTTATTGGGTGGGCGCTGCTTTTCTTTTTAAAACATTTATGTTTGCTCTTATGTTTTATACCGGAGCCTATTTTGAAAAGGAACTTTTTGATAAATGGATCTTCTCAAAAGAATTTATGCTGGAAGATATCGGAAGTGTTATTGCCGGGATATTCTTTGTGCCCTATTATTTCCTTGCCTTTACCGGCGCATCTAAAGAGGTCCTTGTCTGGGCAGCTTTTATAACATACTTCGTCTACTGCGCTAACTCTGTGCAGTATCTTGTGAGAATAAGTCTTGAAAAAAGGGGCGAGAGGCACTCGATGCAGGGTCATGCTTGA
- the bchU gene encoding bacteriochlorophyllide d C-20 methyltransferase BchU: MSVNELLKQNHRATELIFKGLVESGCLKAALELDLFTHLANEAKEIETLAANVGAIPQRLIMLLETLRQMGITAEENGKWSLTPFTINMFLPNNELPNLYMIPVAKAMASLSENFYMKIADAVKGNLNFKAEVAYPPVTREDNWYFEEIHRSNAHFAIMLLLEEADLSAAKTLVDVGGGIGDISAALLKKFPQLDSTILNLPGAVELVNENAIEKGVGARLRGVAVDIYKDVYPKADAVMFCRILYSANEQLTKMLCQKAYDALPSGGKVLILDMIIDDQENPNFDYLSHYVLGAGMPFSVLGFKEQSAYKEILESIGFSNVRTVRKYGHLLCEAVKAV, from the coding sequence ATGAGCGTCAACGAGTTACTGAAGCAAAATCACAGAGCCACTGAACTTATTTTTAAAGGTCTTGTGGAAAGTGGCTGCTTGAAAGCAGCTCTTGAACTTGACCTTTTTACTCACCTTGCTAACGAAGCAAAAGAGATCGAAACATTGGCAGCCAATGTTGGCGCGATTCCGCAAAGACTCATCATGTTGCTCGAGACCCTGCGGCAAATGGGGATTACTGCCGAAGAGAATGGAAAGTGGAGCCTCACCCCGTTTACGATTAATATGTTTCTGCCAAACAATGAGCTTCCGAACCTTTATATGATTCCAGTGGCGAAGGCCATGGCTAGCCTTTCGGAAAATTTTTACATGAAAATAGCAGATGCCGTCAAAGGTAACCTGAATTTCAAGGCCGAGGTCGCCTATCCTCCTGTTACGCGAGAAGACAACTGGTATTTTGAAGAAATTCACCGTAGCAACGCCCATTTTGCCATCATGCTTCTGCTTGAAGAGGCTGACCTGTCGGCTGCAAAAACCCTCGTAGATGTCGGTGGTGGAATCGGTGATATCTCTGCCGCCCTTTTAAAAAAGTTTCCTCAGCTTGATTCCACCATTCTGAATCTTCCCGGTGCGGTTGAACTGGTAAATGAAAATGCTATCGAAAAAGGAGTTGGAGCTCGTTTGAGAGGCGTAGCCGTAGATATATACAAGGACGTATACCCTAAAGCGGATGCCGTCATGTTCTGCAGAATCCTTTATTCAGCAAATGAGCAATTAACCAAAATGCTCTGCCAAAAAGCCTATGACGCTCTTCCATCAGGCGGGAAAGTGCTCATCCTCGACATGATTATCGATGATCAGGAAAACCCGAACTTTGACTATCTGAGCCACTATGTCCTTGGTGCAGGTATGCCGTTTTCGGTACTCGGCTTCAAGGAGCAGAGCGCCTACAAGGAAATTCTTGAATCAATCGGCTTCAGCAATGTTCGCACAGTCAGGAAGTACGGCCACTTGTTGTGTGAGGCGGTAAAAGCGGTTTGA